In the Flavobacterium pallidum genome, one interval contains:
- a CDS encoding cryptochrome/photolyase family protein: MPQKLRLILGDQLNYEHSWFRSLDDCTTYLMMEIRSETDYTTHHIQKITAFFFAMRNFADWLKTAGHNVIYIKLGDAGNQQTFEANILKVIAEKEICHFEYQLPDEYRIDIALRNFCKSLAITSDSADTEHFYTTREELADFFKGKTQYVMETFYRAMRKKNNILVFDSQPVGGQWNFDSDNRKKLPKGHTPPKPLVFDKDVSGIVSEIQKNDISTMGTVDAHHFIWPTTRTESLQLLNYFTENCLPLFGSFQDAMAPGEWSIYHSRLSFSMNTKMISPSEVVDAAITEWQKRPDEIELHQLEGFVRQILGWREYMRGIYWMKMPEFSQLNYFSHSNNLPEWFWTGKTKMHCLREAITQSLTYSYAHHIQRLMITGNFALLAGVDPDQVDDWYLGIYIDAIEWVEITNTRGMSQFADGGIIGTKPYVSSATYIDKMSHYCGTCFYDKSKRTGPGACPFNSLYWNFYDTNKEKLSKNTRVSMVYKIWDKMKPQEKVALIEQAQYYLKNVNLL, encoded by the coding sequence ATGCCTCAAAAGCTTAGGCTGATACTCGGAGATCAATTGAATTATGAGCATTCCTGGTTCAGGTCTTTGGACGATTGCACAACCTACCTGATGATGGAAATTCGTTCTGAAACGGATTATACCACACATCATATTCAAAAAATTACAGCGTTTTTTTTCGCAATGAGAAACTTTGCAGATTGGTTGAAAACTGCCGGGCATAATGTGATTTACATTAAACTCGGTGATGCCGGAAATCAACAGACTTTTGAAGCCAATATCCTGAAAGTTATTGCAGAAAAAGAGATTTGCCACTTTGAATACCAGCTTCCTGACGAATATCGGATTGACATAGCGCTCAGAAATTTTTGCAAGTCCCTGGCCATAACTTCTGATTCCGCCGATACGGAACACTTTTATACTACCCGTGAAGAACTTGCTGACTTTTTCAAGGGGAAAACCCAATATGTAATGGAAACGTTCTACCGTGCGATGCGCAAAAAAAATAATATCCTGGTATTTGATAGTCAGCCTGTGGGTGGACAATGGAATTTCGACAGCGATAACAGGAAAAAGTTGCCTAAAGGCCATACTCCGCCAAAACCGTTGGTTTTTGATAAAGATGTTTCGGGTATAGTATCTGAAATACAGAAAAATGACATCTCCACGATGGGAACGGTAGACGCACATCATTTCATCTGGCCGACGACCAGGACGGAATCGCTTCAACTATTAAACTATTTTACAGAAAATTGTTTACCGCTGTTCGGGTCATTTCAGGACGCTATGGCTCCCGGAGAATGGTCGATTTACCATTCAAGGCTTTCTTTTTCAATGAATACGAAGATGATTTCTCCTTCTGAAGTTGTTGATGCCGCCATAACCGAATGGCAAAAACGACCTGATGAGATTGAACTCCACCAGTTAGAAGGTTTTGTAAGGCAGATACTGGGCTGGCGGGAGTACATGCGTGGCATCTACTGGATGAAAATGCCTGAATTTTCGCAACTGAATTACTTTAGCCATAGCAATAACTTACCGGAATGGTTCTGGACCGGCAAAACAAAAATGCATTGCCTTCGTGAAGCGATTACACAATCCCTCACTTATTCTTATGCCCACCATATACAACGCCTGATGATTACCGGGAATTTCGCACTACTTGCAGGGGTTGATCCGGATCAGGTTGACGACTGGTATCTGGGTATTTATATCGACGCCATAGAATGGGTTGAAATTACAAACACCAGAGGCATGAGCCAGTTTGCCGATGGTGGCATTATCGGGACGAAGCCCTATGTCAGTTCGGCGACATACATCGATAAAATGAGCCATTATTGTGGTACCTGTTTTTATGACAAGTCTAAAAGAACCGGCCCCGGCGCCTGTCCTTTCAACAGCCTGTATTGGAATTTTTATGACACCAATAAGGAAAAGCTTTCTAAAAACACAAGGGTAAGTATGGTTTATAAAATTTGGGATAAGATGAAACCACAGGAAAAAGTTGCTTTGATTGAGCAGGCCCAATACTATTTGAAAAATGTAAACTTATTATAA
- a CDS encoding Arm DNA-binding domain-containing protein, whose product MANKISILFYVKSAKASKNGTVPIYLRVTIDGTRMDFSTGTNTEPAKWSSQSGRMKGNSVEACSINTHLESMKIKVYSIESVLLKTDRTVTPEIFKNKFLGIEEQKRTIMRKDTGKL is encoded by the coding sequence ATGGCAAACAAGATTTCAATTCTCTTTTACGTAAAGAGTGCAAAAGCATCTAAAAACGGCACAGTTCCAATTTACCTCAGAGTTACGATCGATGGAACGCGGATGGATTTTTCAACCGGAACGAACACCGAACCAGCAAAATGGTCATCCCAATCTGGCAGAATGAAAGGCAATTCAGTCGAAGCCTGTTCAATTAATACTCACCTTGAATCAATGAAAATCAAAGTGTACAGTATTGAAAGTGTTTTGCTTAAAACCGATAGAACAGTAACTCCTGAAATCTTCAAGAATAAATTTTTGGGAATTGAAGAACAGAAACGCACAATTATGCGAAAAGATACGGGAAAATTGTAA
- a CDS encoding vWA domain-containing protein, translating into MEQHTKKGFFFKPFEAPLLSPFDKLFGIFKELIPHTSGDFDEAIDWLRQLDEEYKLTDAAYTIDDFIEDLKKKGYIREVLKDDGTSGTGITAKTERAIRQQALDQIFGNLNKSGRGNHSTKYSSSGDELTGEFRAYAFGDALDSISVTESLRNAQINNGMDQFQLTENDLVVEDAQYKAQMSTILMIDISHSMILYGEDRITPAKKVAMALAELITTRYPKDTLDILVFGNDAWPIAIKDLPYLRVGPYHTNTVAGLQLAMDMLRRKRNTNKQIFMITDGKPSCVREKDGTYYMNSNGLDEYITEQCYNQAAQARKLHIPITTFMIASDPYLQQFVNKFTEANQGKAFYTGLKGLGEMIFEDYETNRKKKIN; encoded by the coding sequence ATGGAACAGCATACTAAAAAAGGATTTTTCTTCAAGCCGTTTGAAGCGCCACTGCTGTCGCCTTTCGACAAACTGTTTGGCATTTTTAAAGAGCTTATCCCCCATACTTCCGGTGATTTCGATGAGGCAATCGATTGGCTGCGGCAATTGGACGAGGAGTATAAACTTACTGACGCCGCATATACCATTGATGATTTTATTGAAGATTTAAAGAAAAAAGGATACATCCGCGAAGTGCTTAAAGACGATGGCACTTCAGGTACCGGTATTACTGCGAAGACGGAACGGGCGATCCGGCAACAGGCACTGGACCAGATTTTTGGCAACCTCAATAAATCCGGCAGGGGGAATCACAGCACGAAGTATTCCAGCAGCGGCGATGAACTGACCGGGGAGTTCAGGGCCTATGCCTTCGGGGATGCCTTAGACAGCATATCGGTAACCGAGAGCCTGCGCAACGCACAAATCAATAATGGCATGGATCAGTTTCAGCTCACTGAAAACGACCTGGTGGTCGAAGATGCGCAGTACAAAGCCCAGATGAGTACGATCCTGATGATCGACATCAGCCACAGTATGATCCTGTATGGCGAAGACCGGATTACCCCCGCCAAAAAAGTGGCCATGGCTTTGGCTGAGCTGATTACCACGCGCTACCCAAAAGACACCCTTGATATCCTGGTCTTTGGCAATGATGCGTGGCCGATTGCAATCAAAGATCTGCCGTACCTTAGAGTCGGGCCTTACCATACCAATACCGTAGCAGGTTTGCAATTGGCGATGGATATGCTGCGCAGGAAACGCAACACCAATAAGCAGATTTTTATGATTACTGATGGCAAACCCAGTTGTGTGCGCGAAAAAGACGGCACCTATTACATGAACAGCAATGGCCTCGACGAATACATCACAGAGCAATGCTACAATCAGGCGGCACAAGCCCGGAAGTTGCACATCCCGATTACCACTTTTATGATTGCCAGCGACCCGTACCTGCAGCAGTTTGTCAATAAGTTTACTGAAGCGAACCAGGGGAAGGCGTTCTACACCGGACTCAAAGGGCTCGGGGAAATGATCTTTGAGGATTATGAAACGAACCGGAAGAAGAAGATTAACTGA
- a CDS encoding AAA family ATPase has product MKTENATTLGSLKQSGYTSKSIKDELRDNLRLRIKSGQPVFEGVYGFENTVIPELERAILSRHNINLLGLRGQAKTRLARKMIGLLDEYIPIVEGSEINDDPLEPISRFAKDLIAEKGDATPIAWVHRTDRFFEKLATPDVTVADLIGDVDPIKASNLKLSYADDRVIHFGMIPRANRCIFVINELPDLQARIQVALFNILQEGDVQIRGFKIRMPLDMQFVFTANPEDYTNRGSIVTPLKDRIGSQILTHYPETLAVARSITQQEARLDAQQEGAVLVPALAKDLLEQISFEARDSEYIDAKSGVSARMSITAYQNLVSTAERRALLAGTDTTTVRLSDFMGIIPSITGKVELVYEGEQEGAAVVAQHLISDAIHTLFPGYFPKIEKLERDATASPYAPLLEWFFTETGFELLDDATDETYKQQLDALAPLEALVQKYHPDCLPEEKYFFKEFLLWGLVEYDKLSKDRIAVGYQFKDLYSNYINKL; this is encoded by the coding sequence ATGAAAACAGAAAACGCCACCACACTCGGATCATTAAAACAATCAGGCTATACCTCCAAAAGCATCAAAGACGAACTGCGCGATAACCTTCGCCTCAGGATAAAATCAGGGCAGCCCGTATTTGAAGGCGTGTATGGTTTTGAAAATACGGTTATCCCTGAACTCGAGCGAGCCATCTTATCACGCCATAACATCAACTTATTGGGGCTAAGGGGTCAGGCGAAAACGAGACTGGCCCGTAAAATGATTGGATTGCTTGACGAATACATTCCCATAGTTGAAGGCTCTGAAATTAATGACGATCCTCTTGAACCCATTTCGCGCTTTGCCAAAGACCTCATCGCCGAAAAGGGTGATGCCACCCCCATTGCCTGGGTGCACCGCACTGACCGATTTTTTGAAAAACTGGCGACACCTGATGTCACGGTAGCCGATCTTATTGGGGACGTTGACCCCATTAAAGCTTCTAACCTGAAATTATCCTATGCTGATGACCGGGTGATTCATTTCGGTATGATTCCAAGAGCGAACCGTTGCATCTTTGTAATCAATGAATTGCCCGATCTGCAGGCGCGTATCCAGGTCGCGCTGTTTAATATCCTGCAGGAAGGCGATGTGCAGATCCGTGGATTTAAAATCAGGATGCCATTGGACATGCAATTTGTTTTCACTGCAAATCCTGAAGATTATACGAACCGCGGGAGCATTGTTACCCCTTTGAAAGACCGTATCGGTTCCCAAATCCTGACACATTATCCTGAAACGCTGGCGGTCGCCCGCAGCATTACGCAGCAGGAAGCCAGGCTCGATGCACAACAGGAAGGAGCCGTTTTGGTACCTGCCCTGGCTAAAGACTTATTGGAACAAATCAGTTTTGAAGCACGCGACAGCGAATATATTGATGCTAAAAGCGGCGTCAGTGCGCGTATGAGCATCACCGCCTATCAAAACCTGGTCAGTACCGCAGAACGCCGCGCGTTGCTGGCAGGAACCGACACCACAACGGTACGCCTGTCTGACTTTATGGGTATCATCCCGTCGATTACCGGAAAAGTGGAACTCGTGTACGAAGGCGAACAGGAAGGCGCTGCTGTAGTGGCGCAGCATCTGATAAGCGATGCTATCCATACGCTGTTCCCTGGTTATTTCCCTAAAATTGAAAAGCTCGAACGCGATGCCACTGCGAGTCCGTATGCTCCATTGCTGGAATGGTTTTTTACAGAAACGGGGTTCGAGCTACTCGACGATGCAACCGATGAAACCTACAAACAACAATTGGATGCCTTAGCGCCATTAGAAGCATTAGTTCAGAAATACCACCCAGACTGCCTGCCCGAAGAAAAGTATTTCTTCAAGGAATTTCTGCTCTGGGGGTTGGTGGAATATGATAAATTGAGCAAAGACAGGATTGCAGTGGGGTATCAGTTCAAGGATTTGTACAGTAATTATATTAATAAGCTATAA